From a single Jatrophihabitans sp. genomic region:
- a CDS encoding SHOCT domain-containing protein yields the protein MDPSDPSDGFVFMSTAIPWFVGAVFVLALGGWVLTAVIIARNRRVLRQAGIDPTTAGAQLAVRYLRGGSTALPTGPGLASTSDRLAELTDLRDRGLITAEEYQARRAQIIAGI from the coding sequence ATGGATCCTTCGGACCCCTCGGACGGCTTCGTCTTCATGAGCACCGCTATTCCGTGGTTTGTCGGAGCGGTGTTCGTTCTCGCCCTCGGTGGCTGGGTTTTGACCGCGGTCATCATCGCCCGCAACCGGCGGGTGCTGCGCCAGGCCGGCATCGATCCGACCACGGCCGGTGCTCAACTCGCGGTCCGTTATCTCAGGGGCGGGTCAACGGCCCTGCCCACCGGCCCGGGATTGGCGTCGACGTCGGACAGGCTGGCCGAGCTGACTGACCTGCGCGACCGCGGGCTCATCACGGCGGAGGAGTACCAAGCGCGGCGTGCGCAGATCATCGCCGGCATCTGA
- the dnaG gene encoding DNA primase: MAGRIRDEDIAAVRDRSDIAAVIGEHVELRNAGGGNLKGICPFHDEKSPSLSVSPSRGLFHCFGCAAGGDVIRFVERIEHLSFSEAVESLAAKAGVQLRYADGAPSSNRPSGQRARLVEAHTLAAAFYQEQLATAEAQAARDFLTGRGFDAAASAQFGCGYAPAGWDSLTKHLLGRGFSSAELNLAGLSRESGRGSLIDRFHRRLLWPIKDLGGEVVGFGARRIHDDDKIDAKYLNTPETPIYKKSQLLYGMDVAKREIAKQRQAVIVEGYTDVMACHLAGVTTAVATCGTAFGGEHVNVIRRLWSTNSAEEAQATTKVIFTFDGDAAGMKAAERAFKDEQKFLAQTFVAIDPAGKDPCDLRQSGGDQAVRALIEANVPMLRFMLGTIIKRFDVDTVEGRVAALNLTVPLVAQIKDPSHRFEYARELARLSGVANPDEILSRVRGMARSAEGQQRTQPAGPSSQPGSVPGVPPKVGQAEREVIKAALQLPEVVAEQFDQLGPLAFLTAVHQQLQAAIAAAGGAAAGKTGPAWVERVSEHLPPGSEARAAVNALAVEPLRSGTDAQPRYAEAMVVNLAEQVVAREVAQLKSKVQRLDAAGDAEEQGRLFGQLMQLEQRRRALRSRAIGGES; encoded by the coding sequence ATGGCAGGCCGGATTCGCGACGAGGACATCGCCGCCGTCCGGGACCGCTCCGACATCGCCGCGGTGATCGGCGAGCACGTCGAGCTGCGCAACGCCGGTGGCGGCAACCTCAAGGGGATCTGCCCCTTTCACGACGAGAAGTCACCGTCGCTGTCGGTCTCGCCCTCCCGCGGGCTGTTCCACTGCTTCGGGTGCGCAGCCGGCGGCGACGTGATCCGGTTCGTCGAGCGGATCGAGCACCTGTCCTTCAGCGAGGCGGTGGAGAGCCTGGCCGCCAAGGCCGGCGTCCAGCTGCGCTACGCCGACGGCGCCCCGAGCTCGAATCGCCCGTCCGGGCAGCGGGCCAGGCTGGTCGAGGCGCACACTCTGGCGGCGGCCTTCTACCAAGAGCAGCTGGCCACCGCCGAGGCCCAGGCCGCCCGGGACTTTCTGACCGGTCGTGGCTTCGACGCGGCGGCCAGCGCCCAGTTCGGCTGCGGCTACGCCCCGGCGGGCTGGGACTCGCTCACCAAGCACCTGCTCGGCCGCGGCTTCAGCTCGGCTGAGCTGAACCTGGCGGGGCTGTCGCGGGAATCCGGCCGGGGCTCGCTGATCGACCGGTTCCACCGGCGACTGCTGTGGCCGATCAAGGACCTCGGGGGCGAGGTGGTCGGCTTCGGCGCCCGCCGGATCCACGACGACGACAAGATCGACGCCAAGTACCTCAACACCCCCGAGACCCCGATCTACAAGAAGAGCCAGCTTCTCTACGGCATGGACGTGGCCAAGCGCGAGATCGCCAAGCAGCGCCAGGCGGTGATCGTCGAGGGCTACACCGACGTGATGGCCTGCCACCTGGCCGGCGTCACGACCGCGGTGGCCACCTGCGGCACGGCCTTCGGCGGCGAGCACGTCAACGTGATCAGACGGCTGTGGTCGACCAACAGCGCCGAGGAGGCACAGGCCACCACCAAGGTGATCTTCACCTTCGACGGCGACGCCGCCGGCATGAAGGCGGCCGAGCGGGCCTTCAAGGACGAGCAGAAGTTCCTCGCCCAGACCTTCGTCGCGATCGACCCGGCAGGCAAGGACCCGTGCGACCTGCGGCAGTCCGGCGGTGACCAGGCGGTGCGGGCGCTGATCGAGGCCAACGTGCCGATGCTGCGGTTCATGCTCGGCACCATCATCAAGCGCTTCGACGTCGACACCGTCGAGGGCCGGGTGGCGGCGCTGAACCTGACGGTGCCGCTGGTGGCCCAGATCAAGGACCCCTCGCACCGTTTCGAGTACGCCCGCGAGCTCGCCAGGCTGAGCGGGGTGGCCAACCCGGACGAGATCCTCAGCCGGGTGCGCGGCATGGCCCGGTCGGCCGAAGGCCAGCAGCGAACCCAACCTGCCGGCCCGTCCAGCCAGCCCGGGTCGGTGCCCGGAGTGCCGCCGAAGGTGGGCCAGGCCGAACGCGAGGTGATCAAGGCGGCGTTGCAGCTGCCCGAGGTGGTGGCCGAGCAGTTCGACCAGCTGGGGCCGCTGGCGTTCCTGACCGCCGTGCACCAGCAGCTGCAGGCCGCCATCGCCGCCGCCGGTGGGGCGGCGGCCGGCAAGACCGGGCCTGCCTGGGTGGAACGGGTGTCTGAGCACCTGCCGCCGGGCTCCGAGGCGCGTGCCGCGGTCAACGCGCTCGCGGTCGAGCCGCTGCGCTCGGGAACCGACGCCCAGCCCCGCTACGCCGAGGCCATGGTGGTCAACCTGGCCGAGCAGGTGGTCGCCCGAGAAGTGGCACAGTTGAAGTCGAAGGTGCAGCGGCTCGACGCTGCCGGCGACGCGGAGGAGCAGGGCAGGTTGTTCGGGCAACTCATGCAGTTGGAGCAGCGCCGGCGGGCGTTGCGCTCCAGGGCGATCGGGGGCGAGTCCTGA